A stretch of the Lactuca sativa cultivar Salinas chromosome 9, Lsat_Salinas_v11, whole genome shotgun sequence genome encodes the following:
- the LOC111905654 gene encoding trans-resveratrol di-O-methyltransferase has protein sequence MALQNEEQSTNLLHAQAHIWNNIFSYINSMSLKCAIELQIPDIINRHGAPMLLSELVEALPINKERTNYVYRLMRILIHSGFFMKQSISNGEEEREGYLLAPVSRFLLKQEPLSLRPFLLSMLDPVLMESWQPMSKWFQNDDVNSFYTAHGRTFWDFAGQDSRHNQLFNEAMASDARLVTNIMLRDFGDAFTNLNSIVDVGGGTGTVSKLIAEAFPHISCICFDLQHVVNGLEGSNNFSYVCGDMFEAIPKADAVLLKWILHDWNDEDCIKILKRCKEAIPSNEYGGKLIIIDMVLKNDEVGEKSLETQLFFDVLMMVDQTGRERTEKEWAKLFLDAGFSDYKIIPCLGLRSMIEVYP, from the exons ATGGCTTTGCAAAATGAAGAACAATCTACAAACTTGCTTCATGCTCAAGCTCACATATGGAACAACATTTTCAGCTATATAAACTCCATGTCACTCAAATGTGCTATTGAGCTACAAATACCTGATATCATTAATCGCCATGGTGCACCAATGTTGCTCTCAGAGTTAGTGGAAGCACTCCCCATCAACAAGGAGAGAACCAATTATGTCTACCGACTTATGCGCATCCTTATTCACTCTGGTTTCTTTATGAAACAAAGTATATCCAATGGCGAGGAGGAAAGAGAAGGCTATTTGCTAGCTCCTGTTTCTCGCTTCCTTCTAAAGCAAGAACCATTAAGCCTTCGGCCCTTTTTACTAAGCATGTTGGATCCCGTACTGATGGAATCATGGCAACCCATGAGCAAATGGTTCCAAAATGATGACGTCAACTCTTTTTACACAGCCCATGGGAGGACGTTTTGGGATTTTGCTGGCCAAGATTCCAGGCATAACCAGTTGTTTAACGAAGCAATGGCCAGTGATGCAAGGCTTGTTACAAATATCATGTTAAGAGACTTCGGAGATGCTTTTACGAACTTGAATTCAATTGTTGATGTTGGAGGTGGTACTGGCACTGTTTCCAAACTCATAGCTGAAGCTTTTCCGCATATTAGTTGCATCTGCTTTGATCTTCAGCACGTTGTCAATGGTTTGGAGGGAAGTAACAATTTCAGTTACGTTTGTGGGGACATGTTTGAAGCCATTCCAAAAGCTGATGCAGTTTTGTTGAAG TGGATATTACATGATTGGAATGATGAAGATTGCATAAAGATATTGAAGCGATGCAAAGAAGCAATTCCGAGCAACGAATATGGAGGGAAACTAATCATTATAGACATGGTGTTGAAGAACGATGAAGTTGGTGAGAAATCTCTCGAGACTCAGCTTTTCTTCGATGTGCTTATGATGGTCGACCAGACTGGAAGAGAGAGGACCGAAAAAGAATGGGCAAAGCTCTTCCTCGATGCCGGCTTTAGCGATTATAAAATAATTCCGTGTTTAGGGTTAAGGTCTATGATAGAAGTGTATCCTTAG